A section of the Alkalihalobacillus sp. LMS39 genome encodes:
- a CDS encoding PD-(D/E)XK motif protein, which translates to MSLLEIIQSHFSNLKDGKIIAIEDPKAKDSWVIKESNANGVAIEVSNKIEINEKFSKMNFYTKDYTVEGKDIRLLLITSDVNHLRNEFARICRNFVELGPNNETRNMLTTEPLKWWINMKELLGNANRNTQVYSVIAEMLCLNHLLNVSNEVEWYGPLGGSIDIETEDGLFEVKSTVNRYDSIIHVNGQFQLVSNAKQQLIFCRMEKSNHGYSINDVQELLIKKGINIDYIEDRLFLLGIPKGSIARKEKFKVLETSLYTIDKEFPKITPASFKGEVLPKHIIEVSYTVDLSGLQKENLFII; encoded by the coding sequence ATGAGCTTACTTGAAATTATACAATCTCATTTTTCGAATTTAAAAGATGGAAAGATAATCGCAATTGAAGATCCTAAAGCAAAAGATAGTTGGGTTATAAAAGAAAGTAATGCTAACGGGGTTGCAATTGAAGTAAGTAATAAAATTGAAATAAACGAGAAATTCTCCAAGATGAACTTCTATACAAAAGACTATACTGTTGAAGGTAAAGACATTCGCCTGTTATTAATTACGTCTGATGTGAATCATTTAAGGAATGAGTTTGCAAGAATATGTAGAAATTTTGTTGAACTTGGTCCAAACAATGAGACACGTAATATGCTTACTACTGAACCTCTTAAATGGTGGATAAACATGAAAGAACTTCTAGGCAATGCTAACCGTAATACCCAAGTATATAGTGTCATAGCCGAAATGTTATGTTTAAATCACCTACTTAACGTATCAAATGAAGTTGAGTGGTATGGACCATTAGGGGGATCTATTGATATTGAAACTGAAGATGGGTTGTTTGAAGTGAAATCAACTGTAAATAGGTACGATTCAATAATTCATGTAAATGGCCAATTTCAATTAGTGAGCAATGCAAAGCAACAATTAATTTTTTGTCGGATGGAAAAAAGTAATCATGGTTACTCAATTAATGATGTGCAGGAGTTACTTATCAAAAAAGGAATAAATATCGATTATATTGAGGATAGATTATTCTTATTGGGTATACCAAAAGGCAGTATAGCGAGGAAAGAAAAATTTAAAGTATTAGAAACTTCTCTATATACAATTGACAAGGAATTTCCGAAGATAACGCCCGCCAGTTTTAAAGGTGAGGTACTTCCAAAACATATAATTGAAGTATCATACACAGTGGATTTAAGTGGTTTACAGAAAGAAAATCTTTTTATCATTTAA
- the dcm gene encoding DNA (cytosine-5-)-methyltransferase: MNTLLNQVNTRNNEVVDLFSGCGGLGLGFLRAGFPIATGIEIDNSAQLTASYNLHWKHGKESEHLNLDLTKSDSGILKKLIKESPIVIGGPPCQAYSMAGRAKLRSLGEARVATMDKRGYLYQDFLRYVLELDANAIVMENVPESTNFDNKNIPEIVCEQLDNAGFTVYWTLLNAADYGVPQTRERIFVIGVKKEITNELALPIPTHRHRDSFVRKQRNFKNTRFYRPAIEPSGDLPYWVTVEEALSDLPVLFPNPKSSYKLNKLNMALPYKMEPQNTFQRRMRENIITKHLVTGHAYRKTLRDFPIFDKMQPGDNYIKAHEVAMKIFECECERRKITKDSDRYEELKKKMVPPYSVEKFIAKWQKLDLHRPSHTLVAHLSVDTYSHIHPWEPRGISVREAARLQSFPDDFLFNCTMGEAFKQIGNAVPPLLSQAIAETIKPYFN; this comes from the coding sequence TTGAATACTTTGTTAAATCAAGTGAATACGCGAAACAATGAAGTAGTAGATTTGTTTTCGGGATGTGGAGGGCTAGGGTTAGGATTTTTACGTGCTGGCTTTCCAATTGCAACTGGGATTGAAATTGATAACTCTGCCCAATTGACTGCATCTTATAATCTACACTGGAAACATGGGAAAGAGAGTGAACATTTAAATTTAGACTTAACTAAAAGTGATTCAGGTATCTTAAAAAAACTTATAAAGGAAAGCCCTATTGTAATTGGGGGACCGCCTTGCCAAGCCTACTCGATGGCTGGAAGAGCGAAATTACGATCCTTGGGTGAAGCTAGAGTAGCTACAATGGATAAAAGAGGCTACCTTTATCAAGATTTTCTTCGATATGTGTTGGAATTAGACGCCAATGCAATAGTCATGGAGAATGTCCCTGAATCCACTAACTTCGACAATAAAAACATACCTGAAATTGTATGTGAACAATTAGATAATGCAGGGTTTACCGTTTATTGGACGTTACTAAATGCTGCTGATTATGGTGTTCCACAGACTAGAGAACGTATTTTTGTGATTGGGGTTAAAAAAGAGATAACAAACGAGTTAGCATTACCCATCCCCACTCATCGGCATAGAGATTCTTTCGTTCGAAAACAACGTAATTTTAAAAATACACGGTTTTATCGTCCAGCAATAGAACCTTCAGGAGATCTTCCTTATTGGGTAACTGTTGAGGAAGCACTCTCTGATTTACCAGTTTTATTTCCTAATCCCAAATCATCATATAAATTAAATAAGTTAAATATGGCACTTCCGTATAAAATGGAACCCCAAAACACATTTCAACGAAGAATGCGTGAGAATATTATTACCAAGCATTTGGTTACAGGTCATGCATATAGAAAAACTCTGCGTGACTTTCCAATATTCGACAAAATGCAACCGGGTGACAACTATATAAAGGCACATGAGGTTGCGATGAAAATATTCGAATGTGAATGTGAACGACGTAAGATAACAAAAGACTCTGATCGTTATGAAGAATTAAAAAAGAAAATGGTACCACCGTATTCTGTGGAGAAATTTATAGCGAAATGGCAAAAGTTAGACTTACATCGACCTTCTCACACGTTAGTAGCACATTTAAGCGTTGATACTTATAGTCATATTCACCCGTGGGAACCACGTGGAATTTCAGTCCGAGAAGCAGCTCGGCTACAATCGTTTCCGGATGACTTTTTATTTAATTGCACAATGGGGGAAGCTTTTAAACAAATTGGAAATGCGGTTCCACCCTTATTATCTCAAGCAATTGCAGAAACAATTAAACCTTACTTTAACTAG
- a CDS encoding restriction endonuclease PLD domain-containing protein: MFFSIQTKGQREQYIKQLQAVGSLSNLFSESKTPYLYYRAAENIFCKALEANNLSRGDISFDAFKGNVGIGLKTFVHGNGKKYEKIAEFNKDIDKFKDLNAMETVQEIAKLRNQRIRATQRAHDTNRMIYHMVTRKEAKFEIHEEEMHYIDFDTLKLDKKKTTDKNLFFSDKNGNYKFYIAKSTLYKQFITDTPLETFKVDILDDPFDFLLTADSKQNYMVQVQEEKFEQVYLPLYSVKSGNVEDKSGLNQWNAGGRKRDIDEVYIPIPAWIHRQFEGFFPYDRNTDKKESFILVLPGGKEIDAKICQGGGKGFMSKPNKALGHWILRTILEVPEGQLVKYEDLDRAGIDSVLITKLGDYKFKINFASKGSYADFEDEYKI; encoded by the coding sequence GTGTTTTTTTCTATCCAAACTAAAGGACAAAGGGAACAATATATAAAACAATTACAAGCAGTAGGTTCGTTATCAAATCTTTTTAGTGAAAGTAAGACCCCTTACTTATATTACCGTGCAGCCGAAAATATCTTTTGTAAGGCTTTAGAAGCAAATAACCTTTCAAGAGGGGATATCTCTTTTGATGCCTTTAAAGGCAATGTAGGTATTGGTTTGAAAACATTTGTTCATGGAAACGGTAAGAAATATGAGAAGATAGCAGAATTTAATAAAGATATTGATAAATTTAAAGACCTAAATGCGATGGAAACGGTACAAGAAATTGCTAAACTAAGGAATCAACGAATCCGTGCGACACAAAGAGCCCATGATACGAACCGTATGATTTACCACATGGTAACTAGAAAAGAGGCTAAGTTTGAGATACATGAAGAGGAAATGCACTATATTGATTTTGATACTTTAAAACTTGATAAAAAGAAAACGACTGATAAGAACCTTTTCTTTAGCGATAAGAACGGTAATTATAAATTTTATATAGCAAAGAGTACTTTATATAAACAGTTTATTACAGATACTCCATTGGAAACATTTAAAGTAGATATACTTGACGATCCTTTTGATTTTCTTCTTACTGCAGATAGTAAGCAAAATTATATGGTTCAAGTGCAAGAAGAAAAGTTCGAACAGGTTTATTTACCACTTTATTCAGTAAAATCAGGAAATGTGGAAGATAAGAGTGGTTTAAACCAATGGAATGCTGGGGGAAGGAAAAGAGACATAGACGAAGTTTATATCCCTATTCCTGCATGGATTCATCGTCAGTTCGAAGGGTTCTTTCCATACGATAGAAATACAGATAAGAAAGAATCATTTATCTTAGTATTACCTGGTGGTAAAGAAATAGACGCTAAAATTTGTCAGGGTGGAGGAAAAGGGTTTATGTCCAAGCCTAATAAGGCCCTAGGACATTGGATTTTGAGAACTATTTTAGAGGTTCCTGAAGGACAGTTAGTAAAATATGAGGATTTAGACCGTGCAGGGATAGATTCTGTTTTAATTACCAAACTTGGTGATTATAAGTTTAAGATTAACTTTGCCTCTAAAGGATCTTATGCTGATTTTGAAGATGAATATAAAATTTAG
- a CDS encoding Z1 domain-containing protein, with protein sequence MQKYNNPRYDEHRAIILKLQQKKGWEGAQFHGGYDISYLQNKLDQLIEDDVYPDDFTADMWLNIWFMLKKADEDSKKLVERIKKSTLVASNADNSMHIPQGERGSWQLYKNSLLKSGWSEESIVEIEQTTEGILKKLNFDTAQNGPIKGLVIGNVQSGKTANMAALMAMAADWGWNVFIVLSGIIENLRKQTEDRLIKDLDRPGNLAWIRVNKPSLQSDAAERTHQLHLGDSDQKRYLTVCLKNSTRLQNLNSWLREDPQKLKQMRILVIDDEADQAGINTKDISKDERSKINKEIVRLVNIHNGEQPQAMNYISYTATPYANFLNEAKPESLYPKDFIGVLNPAKEYFGPKQIFGIDESEEFRGLRILGTISTSKEMNEEQHIKLIHKGSRKDLPKSLKDAVHWFFCATAIMRYRKYKKPISMLIHTSQAQKDHSNIADAIQTYIGSFSTEDWINLCLDTYEQEKSRLTIEDFELDFEGYPLEIKDYPSFDRIKDELRRLKNQLSHIQLGDEGTLSYHDGIHLCIDNCANNGITEEDMHVRLAYPNVPVDSPSYPSPAPAFIVVGGSTLSRGLTIEGLVSTYFLRTSKAADTLMQMGRWFGYRKGYEMLPRIWMTEDTQQKFRFLATLDEELREELKTYSLQGDEPVQYGPKVKNSPKISWMQVTAKNRSQSAIETNLDFSGTTSQTTLFNNDRDELYKNLQVTEDFLKLLDQPRLTNKQTSLYWSNVDFNLIKDEFLKKFKFNDKSRTFNQIDKLCEWYEKKAVEAEFTGWNIIVSGKGKINSNLGDYWNVKGNTVGKVSRTRLGKSAKEDPNFINIGVLRAPVDLYADIDEVALKLLPPDYRHFSESSITYVREVRKKAGLGKTPQLIIYRIDQSSVPASQSDRRFPLEAKEDIIGVSLYIPGQEKGKSLATSLTIQLYDNPETEYETIEGGE encoded by the coding sequence ATGCAAAAGTATAATAACCCTAGGTATGATGAGCATCGAGCAATAATTTTAAAGTTACAACAAAAAAAAGGGTGGGAAGGTGCACAATTTCATGGTGGTTACGATATAAGTTATTTACAAAATAAGCTAGACCAGCTTATCGAAGATGACGTGTACCCTGATGATTTTACAGCCGATATGTGGTTAAATATATGGTTTATGTTAAAAAAAGCAGATGAAGATTCGAAGAAGTTAGTTGAAAGAATTAAGAAAAGCACATTGGTCGCTTCAAATGCTGACAATAGTATGCATATTCCACAAGGAGAGAGAGGCTCATGGCAACTTTATAAAAATTCTTTACTGAAAAGTGGTTGGAGTGAAGAATCCATTGTTGAAATTGAACAAACAACAGAGGGAATATTAAAAAAGCTAAACTTTGATACTGCACAGAACGGTCCAATAAAAGGGTTGGTAATTGGGAATGTACAATCCGGTAAGACTGCCAATATGGCTGCCCTAATGGCAATGGCAGCGGATTGGGGCTGGAACGTTTTTATCGTTTTATCTGGTATTATTGAAAACCTACGTAAGCAAACGGAGGATCGATTGATTAAAGATTTAGATAGACCCGGTAACCTTGCTTGGATTAGAGTAAATAAACCATCTCTTCAAAGTGATGCAGCTGAAAGAACGCATCAATTACATTTAGGGGATTCGGATCAAAAACGCTATTTAACCGTTTGCTTGAAAAACAGCACACGTTTGCAGAACCTGAACTCATGGCTACGAGAGGATCCACAGAAACTTAAGCAAATGCGAATACTAGTTATAGATGATGAAGCAGATCAAGCTGGTATAAATACTAAAGACATCTCTAAGGACGAACGTTCAAAGATTAATAAGGAGATTGTGAGGCTTGTGAATATTCATAATGGTGAGCAACCTCAAGCAATGAATTATATTAGTTACACGGCTACACCATATGCTAATTTCCTAAATGAAGCAAAACCTGAATCACTTTATCCAAAAGACTTCATTGGTGTACTTAATCCAGCTAAGGAGTACTTTGGACCTAAGCAAATTTTTGGCATTGATGAATCTGAAGAGTTTAGAGGGCTACGAATTCTGGGAACTATTAGTACCTCTAAAGAAATGAATGAAGAGCAACATATAAAATTAATTCATAAAGGTAGCCGTAAGGACTTACCAAAATCTTTAAAAGATGCGGTCCATTGGTTTTTCTGTGCAACTGCGATAATGCGTTACCGAAAGTATAAAAAACCAATTAGTATGTTAATTCATACTAGCCAAGCACAGAAAGATCATTCTAATATAGCTGATGCAATTCAAACATATATAGGCTCCTTTTCTACTGAAGACTGGATAAATCTTTGTTTAGATACTTATGAACAAGAGAAATCAAGGTTAACTATTGAAGATTTTGAGTTAGATTTTGAAGGGTATCCACTTGAAATTAAAGATTATCCATCTTTTGATCGAATTAAAGATGAATTAAGAAGATTGAAAAATCAATTATCACATATTCAATTAGGAGATGAAGGTACACTAAGTTATCATGATGGAATTCATTTATGTATTGATAACTGTGCAAACAATGGAATAACGGAAGAGGATATGCATGTTCGATTAGCATACCCTAATGTACCAGTCGATAGTCCCAGTTATCCATCTCCAGCTCCAGCATTTATTGTTGTAGGGGGAAGTACATTATCTCGAGGGTTAACAATTGAAGGTTTAGTAAGTACTTATTTTTTAAGAACTTCTAAAGCGGCAGATACATTAATGCAAATGGGACGCTGGTTTGGTTATCGCAAAGGGTATGAAATGTTACCTAGAATCTGGATGACAGAGGATACACAACAAAAGTTTAGGTTTTTAGCAACGTTAGACGAGGAGCTAAGAGAAGAGCTGAAAACATACTCATTACAGGGAGATGAACCTGTACAGTATGGTCCAAAAGTGAAAAATTCTCCTAAAATTTCTTGGATGCAGGTCACTGCTAAAAACCGTAGTCAAAGTGCGATAGAGACAAATTTGGATTTTTCAGGTACAACTAGTCAAACGACTTTATTTAATAATGACCGTGATGAACTATATAAAAATCTTCAAGTAACAGAAGATTTCCTTAAGTTACTAGATCAGCCGAGATTAACTAATAAACAAACTAGTTTATACTGGTCTAATGTAGATTTTAATCTGATTAAAGATGAATTCCTTAAGAAATTTAAATTTAATGATAAGTCACGTACCTTTAATCAAATTGATAAACTTTGTGAGTGGTATGAAAAAAAGGCCGTAGAAGCAGAATTTACAGGATGGAATATTATTGTCTCTGGTAAAGGAAAAATAAATAGTAACTTAGGAGATTATTGGAATGTCAAAGGAAATACAGTCGGAAAAGTATCCCGTACTAGGCTTGGTAAATCTGCAAAAGAGGATCCTAATTTTATTAACATTGGTGTGCTCAGGGCACCGGTTGATTTATACGCGGATATAGATGAAGTGGCATTAAAGTTACTACCTCCTGATTATAGACATTTTTCGGAGTCTTCCATTACTTATGTGCGCGAAGTACGTAAGAAAGCAGGATTAGGTAAAACTCCACAGTTGATAATTTATCGAATTGACCAGTCTTCAGTTCCTGCTTCACAGTCGGACCGCCGTTTTCCGTTAGAAGCTAAGGAAGATATTATAGGTGTAAGTTTATATATACCTGGTCAGGAAAAAGGAAAAAGTTTGGCTACTAGCTTAACTATACAATTGTATGATAACCCAGAGACTGAATACGAAACTATTGAAGGAGGGGAATAA
- a CDS encoding DEAD/DEAH box helicase — protein MSERGFDEYQLSEEINRALLLMKYEKATEVQREVIPLAMKKKDLIVKSQTGSGKTAAFGIPICEMVNWEERKPQALILTPTRELAVQVREDIANIGRFKRIKAVAVYGKEPFSKQKDELKQRTHVVVGTPGRVLDHIERETIALDEIKYLVIDEADEMLNMGFINDVEAIIKGLPVDRVTMVFSATLPKDVETLCHHYMESPEHIEIASSGMTTASIEHHVIEVNPEEKLSLLKDITVVENPDSCIVFCNTKEHVDTVFSELDRANYSCEKLHGGLEQEDRFSVMDGFKRGNFRYLVATDVAARGIDVDNVTLVINYDVPMEKESYVHRTGRTGRSGNKGKAITLATQSDEKYLKGIERYIGFTIADMEAPSETEVSRGKAAFDEKISGRRVVRNNKTARINKDIMKLHFSGGKKKKLRPVDFVGTLTNIPGVSAEDIGIITIQDTLTYVDIHNGKGSLVLEAMENTTIKGKKLKVSVAIK, from the coding sequence ATGAGTGAACGAGGTTTTGATGAGTATCAGTTAAGTGAGGAAATAAATCGCGCACTTTTATTAATGAAATACGAAAAGGCAACAGAGGTTCAACGGGAAGTCATTCCACTAGCTATGAAAAAGAAAGATTTAATCGTTAAATCTCAAACGGGCAGTGGAAAGACGGCAGCCTTTGGAATTCCGATTTGTGAGATGGTGAATTGGGAGGAAAGAAAGCCGCAAGCGTTAATTCTCACACCAACAAGAGAGCTTGCTGTTCAAGTTCGGGAGGATATTGCGAATATTGGTCGATTTAAGCGGATTAAAGCCGTAGCCGTTTATGGAAAAGAACCCTTCTCGAAACAAAAAGACGAATTAAAACAACGGACTCATGTTGTTGTTGGGACACCTGGTCGGGTGCTGGACCATATCGAAAGAGAAACAATAGCATTGGATGAAATTAAATATCTCGTTATTGATGAAGCAGACGAGATGCTGAATATGGGTTTTATTAACGATGTGGAAGCGATTATTAAAGGGCTTCCTGTTGATAGAGTGACGATGGTGTTTTCGGCAACGTTGCCGAAAGATGTGGAAACTCTTTGTCATCATTATATGGAAAGTCCCGAGCATATTGAAATAGCATCTTCTGGCATGACTACGGCTTCGATTGAACATCATGTAATTGAAGTTAATCCAGAAGAAAAGTTATCGCTCCTTAAAGATATAACCGTTGTGGAGAATCCAGACAGTTGTATTGTTTTTTGCAATACGAAAGAGCATGTGGATACGGTGTTTTCCGAACTAGATCGCGCTAATTATTCTTGTGAAAAACTTCATGGTGGATTAGAGCAAGAAGATCGGTTTTCCGTCATGGATGGTTTTAAGCGGGGCAATTTCCGTTATCTTGTGGCGACGGATGTTGCTGCGAGGGGAATTGATGTGGATAATGTAACGTTAGTCATTAACTATGACGTACCGATGGAAAAGGAAAGTTATGTGCACCGAACAGGAAGAACGGGTCGATCGGGTAATAAAGGAAAAGCCATTACGTTAGCAACACAAAGCGATGAGAAGTACCTTAAAGGGATCGAGAGGTACATAGGTTTTACCATAGCTGATATGGAGGCACCTAGTGAGACCGAAGTTTCTAGAGGAAAAGCGGCTTTTGACGAAAAAATTAGTGGCCGTCGAGTCGTTCGAAATAATAAAACGGCACGGATCAATAAAGATATTATGAAGCTCCATTTTAGTGGCGGGAAAAAGAAAAAACTTAGGCCAGTAGATTTTGTTGGAACGCTCACTAATATTCCTGGGGTAAGCGCAGAGGATATTGGGATTATCACAATCCAAGATACGTTAACGTACGTGGATATTCATAATGGAAAAGGGTCGTTAGTGTTAGAAGCAATGGAAAATACAACGATTAAAGGAAAGAAACTGAAGGTTAGTGTAGCGATTAAGTAA
- a CDS encoding HEAT repeat domain-containing protein yields the protein MANQEEKTDLPANFDELKKSINRMANWRERLDTVEELGKWKARETIELLKHSMAGDPVHKVREAAYRQLQALGEQVTMPERKEGHAVKDTKKILVRIKKSLPKDHSYEDFKEKLKKMRIDVYDTYEGEKGTDFDTWLEQLWSELRTR from the coding sequence TTGGCTAATCAAGAAGAAAAAACAGATTTACCTGCCAACTTTGATGAATTAAAGAAGTCCATCAATAGAATGGCTAATTGGCGGGAACGATTGGATACGGTAGAAGAGTTAGGGAAGTGGAAAGCACGAGAGACCATTGAATTATTAAAGCATAGTATGGCAGGTGATCCTGTCCATAAAGTGCGGGAAGCTGCTTACCGTCAACTTCAGGCGTTAGGAGAGCAGGTTACGATGCCGGAACGGAAGGAAGGCCATGCAGTTAAGGATACGAAAAAAATCCTTGTTCGTATAAAAAAGAGCCTGCCTAAGGACCATTCCTATGAAGATTTTAAAGAGAAATTGAAAAAGATGAGAATTGATGTGTATGATACATATGAAGGAGAGAAAGGTACGGATTTTGATACGTGGCTTGAGCAGTTGTGGTCTGAATTACGGACGAGATAA
- the dcm gene encoding DNA (cytosine-5-)-methyltransferase, protein MQKLNTLELFVGCGGLLDGFEMTGMYNTVASVEWQKYACEILVNRLKTKYNYTDAENRVLHFDIQRTDELVNGWENDENFGSNKGLKGIIKGKDIDLIIGGPPCQAYSVAGRVQDKNSMKDDYRNYLFESYLKVVKIYNPKLIVFENVEGMLSAAPDGELIVDKIKKGFDEHGFDIINDIKGHALLDLSEFGVPQKRKRVILVGLNRRYFGDRQNQEILLDFYNNVLASYKSARVPTVRDAIGDLPKLLPSDNDYYVGKRKFSHQKSDINGHIPRYHNRRDIEIFRIITNDIATGKNLYQSAEALKRLYTEMTGKTSNIHKYYVLRWEQASNTIPAHLKKDGLRHIHPDPEQARSITVREAARLQTFDDDFEFIGSMVQNYEVIGNAVPPQFAKKLALAINDLLVENGMAQ, encoded by the coding sequence ATGCAAAAGTTAAATACACTAGAGCTGTTTGTAGGTTGTGGAGGGCTACTAGATGGTTTTGAAATGACCGGAATGTATAATACGGTTGCAAGTGTTGAATGGCAGAAGTATGCATGTGAAATTTTAGTTAATCGCTTAAAAACTAAATATAATTATACTGATGCAGAAAACAGAGTGCTACATTTTGACATTCAGAGAACAGATGAACTAGTTAACGGTTGGGAAAATGATGAAAATTTTGGCTCTAATAAAGGTTTAAAAGGGATAATAAAAGGTAAAGACATTGATTTAATTATTGGAGGTCCACCATGCCAGGCATATTCAGTTGCTGGTAGAGTTCAAGATAAGAACAGTATGAAAGATGATTATCGCAATTATCTTTTTGAAAGTTATTTAAAGGTTGTTAAAATTTATAATCCCAAATTAATTGTTTTTGAAAACGTTGAAGGGATGTTATCGGCTGCTCCAGATGGGGAATTAATTGTAGACAAGATTAAAAAAGGTTTTGATGAACATGGTTTTGATATTATTAATGATATTAAGGGACATGCATTACTAGATCTCTCTGAGTTTGGGGTACCTCAAAAAAGAAAAAGAGTAATCTTGGTAGGTCTAAATAGAAGGTACTTTGGTGATAGGCAAAACCAAGAGATTCTTCTTGACTTCTATAATAATGTTTTAGCGTCATATAAATCTGCACGTGTACCTACTGTAAGGGACGCAATTGGAGATCTGCCTAAATTATTACCTTCTGACAATGATTACTATGTTGGGAAAAGGAAATTTTCACATCAAAAAAGTGATATCAATGGGCATATTCCTAGATATCATAATAGACGAGATATTGAAATTTTTAGAATCATTACAAACGATATTGCTACGGGGAAAAATCTTTATCAATCTGCCGAGGCATTAAAGAGGCTTTATACGGAGATGACTGGTAAAACATCTAATATTCATAAATATTATGTACTTCGTTGGGAACAAGCTAGTAACACAATACCTGCGCACTTAAAGAAGGATGGTTTAAGACATATTCACCCAGATCCAGAACAAGCCCGGTCAATAACAGTACGAGAAGCGGCAAGATTGCAAACTTTTGATGATGATTTTGAATTTATAGGTAGTATGGTTCAGAATTATGAGGTGATTGGTAATGCTGTACCTCCTCAATTTGCTAAAAAACTTGCTTTAGCTATTAACGATTTATTAGTGGAAAATGGAATGGCTCAGTAA
- a CDS encoding helix-turn-helix transcriptional regulator: MVLKKDFGDSISNKVYEYRVLARMSQQELAEKVGVSKQTIFVMEKGNYVPTLLLAFRIANFFNVDVTEIFTYEGGKDQNEN, from the coding sequence ATGGTCTTGAAAAAAGATTTTGGTGATTCGATATCAAATAAGGTGTATGAATATCGCGTACTTGCTAGAATGTCTCAGCAAGAATTAGCTGAGAAAGTCGGGGTTTCCAAACAAACCATCTTCGTCATGGAAAAAGGAAATTATGTTCCCACGTTATTGCTAGCTTTTCGGATTGCAAATTTTTTCAACGTGGATGTGACCGAAATTTTTACTTATGAGGGAGGAAAGGATCAAAATGAAAATTGA
- the dcm gene encoding DNA (cytosine-5-)-methyltransferase translates to MPYSVASLFAGIGGIDKGFEHAGANIIWANEIDTNACITYRANFDHELVEDDIRNVPANGMPDVNILTAGWPCVAFSVAGQRHGMKYKCQVCGHEHSVTYDEYINGAVCPECGGHTEAIDPRGTLFFDVVRFIRAKEPRAIFLENVKNLRGHDNGNTFRVIEQMLRESGYHIDSRVMNTMEYGNIPQNRERIFIVGFRSEEALNNFVWPDRIPLIKTIDDILDRNERQDPAYYYTATSQYYTMIQEAMVRRDTVYQLRRVYIRENQSNVCPTLTANMGTGGHNVPLIIDDWGYRKLTPKEALRFQGFPVDDDYVVPEGMAKSHLYKQAGNAVSVPVIKRLATNLIAALNTVYGEPEEEIEINEHVTATF, encoded by the coding sequence ATGCCATATTCAGTAGCATCATTATTCGCCGGGATTGGTGGAATAGACAAGGGATTTGAACATGCAGGTGCAAATATTATTTGGGCAAATGAAATTGACACTAATGCTTGCATTACTTACAGAGCAAACTTTGACCACGAATTAGTAGAAGATGATATTAGAAATGTACCTGCAAATGGAATGCCGGATGTTAATATTTTGACTGCGGGATGGCCTTGTGTTGCCTTTAGTGTTGCAGGACAAAGACACGGTATGAAATACAAATGTCAAGTTTGCGGACACGAACATAGTGTTACTTATGATGAATATATTAACGGAGCAGTATGCCCGGAATGTGGAGGACATACAGAGGCTATTGATCCTCGTGGGACTTTATTCTTTGATGTTGTTCGGTTTATTCGCGCTAAAGAGCCTAGAGCAATCTTTTTAGAAAATGTAAAGAACCTTAGAGGGCACGATAATGGAAATACATTCAGAGTAATAGAACAAATGTTGCGGGAAAGTGGATATCATATTGATAGTAGAGTTATGAATACGATGGAATACGGTAACATTCCACAAAATAGAGAACGTATTTTCATTGTGGGTTTTAGAAGTGAAGAGGCTTTAAATAATTTTGTTTGGCCAGATAGAATTCCTCTGATAAAAACTATTGATGACATTCTTGACCGGAATGAACGACAAGATCCTGCTTATTATTATACAGCTACTAGTCAGTATTATACTATGATTCAAGAAGCAATGGTTCGAAGAGACACAGTTTACCAATTAAGAAGAGTTTATATAAGAGAAAATCAAAGTAATGTGTGTCCAACACTTACTGCAAATATGGGGACTGGTGGGCATAATGTTCCTCTTATTATTGACGATTGGGGATATAGGAAATTAACTCCTAAAGAGGCTTTAAGATTTCAAGGCTTCCCCGTTGATGATGATTATGTAGTTCCTGAAGGGATGGCAAAAAGCCACCTATATAAGCAAGCGGGGAATGCGGTTTCTGTACCTGTTATAAAAAGATTAGCAACTAATTTGATTGCAGCGCTTAATACGGTTTATGGTGAACCTGAGGAAGAAATAGAAATTAACGAACACGTAACAGCAACGTTTTAA